The sequence below is a genomic window from Lolium perenne isolate Kyuss_39 chromosome 7, Kyuss_2.0, whole genome shotgun sequence.
tccgcttcatgcacaaccaaggaggaaggttatagatacatagagtcaccggccaGTGCTATGGTAGAGCTctgctcccgaaaggattaaagccatctcgtacttagaccaaatcttaagttccttgcgtcatcgaaaatgacttgaactctctcgtcgatttttctccactgcgacccgtcggcggggtgtctcaaagatcacatctttcttacggtcctctttgtgccatcgcaacaacttggcatgctctttgttccgggaacaaacgtttcaaccgtggtattataggagcataccacatcaccttcgcagaaccctcttctgggggtggactcaccctcaacatcgccagtggTCATCTCGcccgatcttatacctcaatgcactacataccgggcatgcattcaaattctcgtactcccgcggtagaggatgcgattattgatgcatgcatgtatcttctgcacctctaatcctagagggcagacaaccttctttgcttcgtacgtgctagagggcaacacgttctccccggaagcatcttctttattattttcagcaacttttcaaatcccttgtcgaagtaccattctctgccttccactgcagcaattccagcgtggtacccaaatttttctcgaccattttcgcaatttgggtacaacagtttgttgtgatcctctaacattttctccaacttcaacctctccttttcatttccgcagttcatcttcgcatcaagaatggcccgacccaaatcgtcatccgggtcatcaaaaatcggctcagcgAAATTGAGCTCTGGTTCCGCTTCGTcttccccattctactaccaccgtcttcgttgaataagggatagttgtcactatcctcttcttcttcgttatcttccaatataacccctctttctccgtgcttggtccaacaattatagtcgggcatgaaaccattctccaaagcagtggacgtgaagggtcttcgaggtagagtaatccttcatattcttacagaactacatggacaatacatgaaaccattcgaccgctgtttgcctcagccacgttgagaaaataatgcatgccaagaatgaactcgggatggcaccggtcaccgtacatccattgtcgactcatccgcattttatatgtatatcaaaaatcattaagtacacaacatcatggatatatgagtgaccaacttaattaatattcaatttcatcacataaaactaagtttttttataaaaaagaagaggctcaccgaggttgtacggtgccggctaggggacgacgctagcgatcgacggcggtgaggacggggatgatactaattaaaacctacaaaatataccataatttcagctcaaattgattataaaaaaagtaaaatccctaacttaggcatttcatcaaacaccttgctagcactagaaaaatagtacgagttaaactaccaaagaaatgagctaaattaggaacgccggaagaaaggatgatattgctaacccttggatagatggaggtcgttaatcttgttaaaatggtggagaaagaatgaaaatttgttggagtgtgagaggtgcaaaagttttagaaatgtgagagagatgaAAATGAGATTGGATCGGGGGCGGGGCAGGGCGATGAGCATATgaggcaccctttagtaccggttgctaaCACAAACCGTACCAAAGGTCCAACCTTGGCCCCACCCTCACCGCCATTtcgccgaagacctttcgtaccggttcctaacacgaaccggtacgaaagctcgtaacgaaccggtacgaatgccTCAGCGTCCAAACCGGTACAAATgccacctttaataccggttcgtaagggaaccggtattaaagtcttagatggatgagagattttctactagtgtttgATCCAATCAAGTAATTTGTTAGGAAAACGTTGCACATTATTATCAACTCAAGCCAGTGAGCATGTCTACCACTGTTCTAATCCTGAATCTTTTACAAATAAATGCTGGCACAAGTTGTACATATCTGCTGCCCGTTATGCAAAGCATAATCACAATAGATTATGGATGTCAATGGAAGGCTCATGCCAAAATCTGAATTCAGGAGAATATTGAAGGAGGATGGGTCCGCACGATTCTAGATGCAGCGCGCGCGCCCTCCCCTCCAGCCTGTAGCCCCGCCGCCGACGAGCCCTTCCGGTAGGTTCCCCCCAGCCCTCTTCTCCCTCCTCCCCCGCGGCATGGCCTCCGACGGCAGCAACGACGGCCGCCGCCGCAGCGACCGGTGGCTGGCCTCCGACGACGACAGCTCCTCCAGTCGCGGATCGCGAAGCTACACGGCGTcgcgcgcgcacgccgccgcAGCCACCGCGCGCACCCTCGCCGGCCTCACCGCCCAGGCGGCTTCGCTgccgcgccggcggcggcgcctcggCGCGCGCCGCCTCCTCTCGCCTTGGCCCCCGCTCGGAGATCCACCGCCTGCCGATGCGGCACCTCGCGGCGCGGACGCGAGGGGTGGCTCCAGCCTCGGCGCAGGCACCACCAGCGACGCCGTCCGCAGCTCCACACCGGCGCCACGCAGCGGCAGCCGCGGCGCAGCCCCTCGCCGGAAGCAGAGGCGGGGCTCTGTTTCCGCTGCCTGGAACCAGGGCACGCCATTCGTGACTGCATCAACGAACTGCGTTGCCGCCGCTACCTGCTCTCTGGCCAGGGCTCCCGAAACTGCACGCCGGAGCAGCGCGAGTACTACCGTGCCTGCCTCCGCCTCCCACCGCTGCGGCGCGCCCCGCCCTCCAGGCTCGTacggcaccgccaccaccacccccgccCCGCCCCCGCTGCGCCAGGAGCGCGCCATGGTGGTTGCTCCGACGCCTGCGCCGGCCGCGGGCGCCCAGGGGCCGGACCGCGTCATCGTGCCCTacacctccgagatggaggaggccgaggctgTCCCGCGCCGTGCCATGGTCGCCACCATCACTGGCACGCGGCCGGCGGTCACCGCTGACGCCGTCTCGCACCTGCTCTGCACGACGTTCGACCTGCACCCCGACCGGGTCTCCGGCGACCACTTCCTCAGCACCACCAGCTTCTCGCTCAACCTGCGGCCATGGTTTAAACTCGCCCACGCCGGCTGTGACAGGCTAGATCAACGCGTTGAGGTACGCCTCCGCGGCATCCCTGCACAGGCTTGGCAGCTGTCCACGGGGGAGTCCTTGCTGCGTGGTAGTTGCTGGGTTGAGAGCCTGTACGCCGAGACTCGCACCCGCGCCGACATGGCCACCTTCCGGCTAACCGCGCGTGCACGGGACCCTGACGCCATCCGGCGCCACGCTGTGCTCGAGGTCGTGGAGATCATCCCCGCGCACTCCATGTCCCAGGCGCCCACGCTTCGGACGCTCACGTACCCTATCTCCATTGACGTTGGCCCTGCTGCGGCCGTCGCTCCGGCCATGCAGCGCGCAGACAACCCTGGTCGTGGCACTGGAGGTGCTGGTGACGGCCGTGCTGATCACGACGATGGGCGGCCCCAAGCTCGGCGGCGCGGCCGTGGATGCAAACGCCGGCGCCCGTACAACGACTCGCCACCACCTCCTGGGCGGGCTGACGGTATGGCCATGGATTCGCTGCCCTGGGCTATCATCCAGAGGGGTAGACGCGCCGACGGCGTGGCTTGTGACGCACTCTGGCCGCCACCGCGTGCTCCGGCCGCTGCTTCCGGCGTACGGACCATGCAGCCTTGGCCTGGCCAAGGTGGGCCACGGCGACAAAGCAGGCGCAGCTTTTGGCGCAGGAAGGATGCTGCACCCGACCCCACCACGGCGCACGGTCCACCGCCAGGAGCTGACCAAGTCCAGAACGCGACGAGAGTTGGGACAGATGGCGCCCCCTCTGTGGCCACTCCCCCGACCACCACTGCAACGGACCCCACCACGGCTTCCACCCCGTCGTCGTCTACCATCTCTGGCGCCAATCCAGCTGCGCCCACGCCAAGCCAGGAGGCCCACCCGGTTTGTCGGAACCAGGAGACGGCGCCAACAGCTCCTTCTTTCGAAGGGAGCGAGGTCCCCACTCCCTCGCCAGTAACCGAGGAGGATCGCTTGTCGGGCAACTCCTGTGCAACGCCACCGTCAGCATCTGCAGCGAGCGTGGACGCTAGTGTGGACCGGTCCACGGAACTTGGGCGGGAAGAAACGGCCATGCGACCTAGGGCTGAGCTGGCCTCGCCTGTCGCCACCCAGGCCGATCAGGTTTCGCAAGTGGAAGAGACGCAGGCCCAGGAACCGCCAGCCCAGCACCATGCTGCTGATCTAGTATCGCAAGTGGAGGAGACACAGGCCCAAGCTATGCAGGCCCTGGACCCGCTAGCCCAGCACCACGCTGATGGCCCACGGGAAACTAACGACGCAGCCACCACGACACCAAGCAAGTTCAAGTCTCCACCGGTGGTCATGCGCCGTCTCCGGCAACGCGCGCGCACGCAGCAGGCGCAGCCTCAACCATCGTCTTTTACGTTGGGAGAGTTCCTGACCGCTGCCACCAGCAGCATGGGTGATGCGCTGCCCACTCCTAGGAAACGCCCGCGGAGGCTTCTGGTGTTCTCTCCGAGATGCGGCCGATCGGCCGCCAGGTCTGCCTCGGCAACGTGAGCCACCCCCCAACGGCGGAGAGACGCGCCCATGTCCAGGTCCTGCGCACGCTGGGGCTGATTGACCTCCATGAGAAGATAACTCCCGAGACGATGAAGGCCTACGACAAAGTGTTTGCGATGCCAATTCCCATTGACATCTTGCGCGCCATCGCCGCCCTGGTCGACAGAGAGCTCCCTCAGGCCCCTGATGTGTTGCCTTGCACAGTGCTGCCAGGCCAAACGCTGCAGATCTAGCTGTGTGCTAGTCCACTACGTCGATTCCGTCCATCATGTTAGAAAACCTTAAGATTCTAGTTTGGAACGTGCGTGGGCTCAATTCCAAGGCACGTAGGATTGCCATCCGTGCACTTGTTGCGACCACGAATGCCTCTATCGTGTGCTTCCAGGAAACAAATATCAACTTGTTCTACTCTGGCCTCATACTGGAGACGCTTGGTGCTCCTTTTGGCGTGGCAGAGTAGGAAGGTGGCCATCACCGATCCCATATTCACCACCAACATACTCACGGCCAAGGTGCACATTGCTGCCACCACGCCCTGGTGGTTATATGTGGTTTATGGGCCACAAGAGGAGGCTGACAAGGTGGAATTCCTTCACGAGATACGCGAGCTGCGACCAAACTGCCCGGGGCCTTGGATGATCTGCGGAGACTTCAACCTAATCTACCGAGATGAAGACAAAAATAACAACCACCTGGATAGGCGCATGATGGGTCGCTTTAGGCGCTGCATCAACGACCTCACTTTGAAGGAAATTTACCTTAGCGGCCGGCGATACACTTGGACCAATGGGCAGGACCCGCCGACGCTCGTCCTCCTCGACCGGGTGTTGTGCAGCTCTGATTGGGAAGAGCTTGCTGGAGAATGCAGCCTTCGCTGCCTCGCATCTGTAGTCTCCGACCACAGCCCCCTGTTGCTTGACTGCTCACCCACGCCGCCAGTGCATCGCCGCTTCCATTTCGAGGAGTTTTGGATTCGCCTTCAGGGCTTCCAGGAGGTGGTTGCTGAGGCCTGGGCCTCGGTGGGCAGCGCTGACCCCTATGAGCGGCTCATGCTGCGCCTCCAAGCGACAGCCAGCAAGCTCACAAGTTGGGCCGCCAAGCTGGTGGGGAACTTGCGCCACAAGCTGGCCATTTGCAGAGAGCTCATCTTGCGATTCGACAAAGCCCGCGAGGACCGGACACTCACGCCGCATGAGATATGGCTGCACAAGGTGCTGAAGCTATCCCACCTTGGGTATGCTTCCCTGGAGCGCACGATTGCTAGGCAAAGGGCTAGGATTGCCAATCTTAGGGATGGCGACGCGAATACGGCGTTTTTCCACCAACAATGCTCCTACCGTCGCCAAAAGAATCGCATTCACAGCTTCATGGTGGGAGACCAGGTGATTGACCAGCCGGCAGAGATGGCGGAGGCGGCTTTTGCCCATTTCGACGCCCTCATTGGCACGACGGCTGACCACGACTGCACCCTAAACCTAGAGCACCTGATCGACCCCGCCGCGGACCTTGCTGAGCTCGACGAGCCGTTCACGGACGATGAGATTTGGGCCGCTGTCAAGCGCCTTCCTGCGCGCAAGGCGCCAGGTCCTGATGGATTCACCGCTGAATTCCTTCAGGTCTGCTGGCCCCTGGTCAAACACGATATTCTGGCTGTCTTCCAGCAGCTGAACGAGCTCCGGGGCAGAGGCTTCCATAAGCTCAACCAGGCCCTGCTTACCTTGCTGCCGAAACGCCCGGATGCTGAGACTCTCGGCGACTACCGCCCCATCAGCCTCGTGCACCTCATCGGCAAGGTTGCGGCGAAAGTGTTGTCGTTGCGCTTGGCCCCAAAGCTTGATCGCCTTGTCAGCAAGAACCAGAATGCATTCATTGGAGGACGTAGTCTCCATGACAACTTCGTTCTCGTCCGGCAGTCTATGCGACAACTACACCAGTTGCGGGCGCCGAGAGTGCTGCTAAAGCTCGATCTTGCCAAAGCATTCGACACCATCTCTTGGGCCTTCCTGTTCGACGTCCTCCGGAGGTACGGGTTCGGCGCAAAGTTCTTGGACTGGCTAGCGGTGCTCCTTTCCTCTGCGAGCACGCGAGTGTTGGTCAATGGATGCCCTGGGCCACCAATCTGGCATCGCCGGGGGCTGCGGCAAGGCGACCCTCTGTCGCCGCAGCTGTTTGTCCTGGCCGTTGACACCCTTGGGCGGCTGATCATGCGAGCTGTCGACGCCAGAATTCTGCAAGCGCTACACCCGACTAAGACGGTCCCGGTGATTTCCCTCTATGCCGACGATGTGGTGATGTTTTGTCATCCAACTAGGGAGGATACCGGTGCCGTGAGGGCGATCCTGCACCTGTTTTGCCGAGCCTCCGGGCTCCTGGTAAACTATGGTAAGAGCTCCGCCACTATGCTCAACTGTGAGCCTGAGGACAGCGCGGTGACCACGGCAACCCTGGGATGCCAGCTTGCGGAGCTGCCACTGACCTATCTTGGCATTCCGCTCACTCTCCGCCGCCCTACCCGCGCACAGATGCTACCACTGGTCAACAAAACCGCGGCCAAGCTTCCCACCTGGAAGTCTAGGCTCATGGACCGCTCTGGGAGGCTCGTCCTTGTCAAGTCTGTACTCGCAGCGATCCCCCTGCACCAGATCCTAGTGCTACAGCCGCCAAAGTGTGTCCTAAAGCTCCTCGAGAAGATTCAGAGAGGCTTCCTTTGGGACGGCCGCGCCGAGGCCAACGGCGGGCATTGCCACGTCAACTGGCGCGCGGTGTGCAGGCCGCTATCCCTTGGAGGCCTTGGGGTTCCAGGACACGGAGAGGGCACAGGCTAGCGCTGCGGATGCGGTGGCTTTGGTACAGCAGAACGGATCGGGACAGAGCATGGACAGGACTAGAGCTGCAATTTTCGCGCCAGGAACAGAGCCTGTTCTTTGCCTCGACGCatatgatcgctggcgatggacgCCTTGGCAGATTCTGGGAAGACAGATGGATTGACGGTCGCTCTGTCAGCCAAATTGCCCCTGAGCTCTACGCTTGTATCCCTAAAAGACGTCGGAAGGCAACCTCCATCAGAGATGGGCTGATCGACCACAGATGGGCGCGCGACATCCACGGCGTGCTTGGTCTCCAGGAGCTGGGCCAGTACCTTATGCTCGGGACACGGTGGAGGCGATCGTCCTCCTGCACCAACCTGATCAGCTCGTCTGGCGATGGAGCGCAAACGTTGTCTACACGGCGAAGTCCTGCTACCGGAGCACTTTCCAGGGTTCCAGGGCCTGCCCAGCCTGGAAGCTGCTGTGGAAAACATGGGCGCCTCCGCGCGTCAAATTCTTCCACTGGCTGGCTAACAAGGACCGGTGCTGGACAGCGGAGCGACTGCGTCGGCGAGGGCTGCAGCACCATCCTCGGTGCCTGTTATGCGACCAAGAGCCCGAGTCCATGCATCACCTCACCTTGGCTTGCCCCTTCTCTAGGCAGGTTTGGTACGACACTCTGTCCTGGCTACGGCTCCCTTGTCGACCTCCTGACAACGAGCCTACCCTCCACGATTGGTGGACCACTGCGAGGCAGCACACGCCGAAGCCTATGCGAAAAGGCCTTGCAACCGCCACGTTGCTCGTGCCCTGGTTGATTTGGAAGCACCGAAACTCCTGTGTCTTCGATGGTGTGCAACCGTCCATTCAGAGCGTGAATGACAAGATCAAGACGGAGGCGGCGCTTTGGGCCAGAGCTGGAGCCCTTGGCCTTCGCGCCGTCTTACCTGTAGACTGGGATGTACACTAGTTTTTTGTTATTAGCTGGGTGTTCTTCACCCTCCATGGAGGGTGACCTTGTAACAAACTATTCTCCTTCTTTGCAATGAAAAGAAACGCAAtgattgcgttttctcgaaaaaaatcTGAATTCTCAAAAGCTAGCAATGAATGAAATGCACAATGTAGAAATAACACTCACCAacaaattttttgacatttcgaaatatgtttttttggtagagggagcatacgcacccgggagccgaattgaatttccgtgaAAGTACATGCTATTATGTATGCGCGCCCCATTGAGTCATCAGCAAAGTCACCAAGTGAACCAAATGGATATTCAGTTGGTTATGCATGCCGGCCACAGCAGTGCATAGATGAAGCAAATCTGACCTGGTAAGCACAGTAATACATGAATAACTAACATCTGACCAAAAAGAACCTCAATGTGAACAGGCTAACTAACAGAAGCTACCTGCGCCATCAAATTGCGAACAACCAAAGCTGGTGGAGGTAAACCATGGGGGTATGTTGTGCTCTACACACCGCCAGATATAGGGGTTCTAAATAAGCCAGCTTTGGTATTGTTTGATAAGGTCGTGGGTAACTTTTCAGTTGTGACTGACAAAGAGCTCCATCTTGCCTTGGATCAACCTTCTGACTGTTACAGAGCAGTTAGTAGTTAGTACAAAAGGGAAAGATGTGATAATCAGAAGGCAAACGAATCTAAGAGTTCAATCATTCATCCAATGTTAAGCAGCAGTTAGTACAAAATGAAGATGTGTGATGATAAAAAGGCAAACTAAACAGAAATATAAATGACTGCTTATTCTTTTCAGGAAAACGGCAAGAGCATTGCCTGTCGACTAAATGACTAACAGAACTGAGCAAACATTATCTGCATAATGTAGGATAGAACATGGCATCAATTTACCTACCAAGAGGGCACCACGCATGCTCCTGGGAATGCCCAGCGCGTGCAGCAACACCTGATCAAGCTCGCCGATGGAGGCCACGGCGTCATCC
It includes:
- the LOC139833859 gene encoding uncharacterized protein, whose amino-acid sequence is MGARHPRRAWSPGAGPVPYARDTVEAIVLLHQPDQLVWRWSANVVYTAKSCYRSTFQGSRACPAWKLLWKTWAPPRVKFFHWLANKDRCWTAERLRRRGLQHHPRCLLCDQEPESMHHLTLACPFSRQVWYDTLSWLRLPCRPPDNEPTLHDWWTTARQHTPKPMRKGLATATLLVPWLIWKHRNSCVFDGVQPSIQSVNDKIKTEAALWARAGALGLRAVLPVDWDDRTWHQFTYQEGTTHAPGNAQRVQQHLIKLADGGHGVILVANLPSGADQG